The following proteins are encoded in a genomic region of Micropterus dolomieu isolate WLL.071019.BEF.003 ecotype Adirondacks linkage group LG04, ASM2129224v1, whole genome shotgun sequence:
- the polg2 gene encoding DNA polymerase subunit gamma-2, mitochondrial isoform X2, with amino-acid sequence MELRRNLLEQWWHSVTRCTAQVFGINTLSSSRGAAADGWGHLRIVESENLKQILEWQELSKEQLIQKVQTLLQKSPSVRGNFLQGALEQFVPLLELVNRKLPFGLAEMGLCFQHSDGSGCPAEVTQTSLVWFCSPRTSSQWLDHWTRQRLKWWRKFALSPSNFSSSDVPEEELEEAASRGVRIIYSFPWGQEPLETLWSRGDAELLQTHGVHSKIQCQDGHKAVPHVVSVIGNMDRGMMAFLSNSLQQLNKDNGKQKLQQRKVLKLHPVLAPVKVALDIGRGATMELKQVCEGLLQEFMESKISAWPGYLETAQTSMNEKYDEMGVLFTVVISEKTLESGLLQVRSRDTTINETMHISEIKNFLSRYVSAADNI; translated from the exons ATGGAGCTGAGAAGAAACCTGCTGGAGCAGTGGTGGCACTCTGTGACCAGGTGTACGGCTCAGGTGTTTGGGATAAACActctgagcagcagcaggggcGCAGCAGCAGATGGATGGGGACACTTGAGGATTGTTGAGTctgaaaatttaaaacaaattcttGAATGGCAAGAACTGAGCAAGGAGCAGCTCATCCAGAAGGTGCAGACACTCCTTCAGAAGTCCCCATCAGTGAGAGGAAACTTCCTTCAAG GTGCCTTGGAGCAGTTTGTCCCCTTGTTGGAGCTGGTGAACAGGAAACTGCCCTTCGGCCTGGCTGAGATGGGTCTGTGTTTCCAGCACTCAGATGGCTCTGGTTG CCCGGCCGAGGTCACCCAGACATCTCTGGTGTGGTTCTGCTCTCCTCGGACCTCCTCCCAGTGGCTGGATCACTGGACACGACAGAGACTAAAGTGGTGGAGGAAA TTCGCCCTGTCTCCATCCAACTTCAGCAGTAGTGACGTTCCAGAGGAGGAACTCGAGGAGGCGGCGTCTCGTGGAGTGAGGATCATCTACAGCTTCCCGTGGGGACAGGAGCCCCTGGAGACGCTGTGGAGCAGAGGAGACGCCGAGCTGCTACAAACACACGGAGTCCATTCCAAAATACAG TGTCAAGATGGCCATAAGGCAGTTCCTCACGTTGTTTCTGTGATTGGGAACATGGACCGTGGTATGATGGCCTTTCTGTCCAACTCGCTTCAGCAGCTCAACAAAGACAACGGCAAGcagaagctgcagcagagaaAG GTTCTGAAGTTACATCCAGTGTTGGCTCCAGTCAAAGTGGCTTTAGACATTGGCAGAGGAGCCACCATGGAGCTGAAGCAG GTTTGTGAAGGGCTGCTGCAGGAGTTCATGGAGTCTAAGATCTCTGCTTGGCCTGGATATCTCGAAACTGCGCAAACATCAATGAATGAAAA GTATGATGAAATGGGAGTGCTTTTCACTGTGGTGATCAGTGAGAAGACGCTGGAGAGCGGCCTCCTTCAAGTCCGCAGCAGAGACACCACCATCAATGAGACAATGCACATCTCTGAGATCAAGAACTTTCTCTCCAGATACGTTTCTGCTGCAGACAACATCTGA
- the polg2 gene encoding DNA polymerase subunit gamma-2, mitochondrial isoform X1, translated as MLSYCVRTVQSRPLSILKTSEYSPTLALQRTKGRCSASPSQDLDQVRALLQLCVDRYYISPGQTNVELFQRGVSCSYGPLGMELRRNLLEQWWHSVTRCTAQVFGINTLSSSRGAAADGWGHLRIVESENLKQILEWQELSKEQLIQKVQTLLQKSPSVRGNFLQGALEQFVPLLELVNRKLPFGLAEMGLCFQHSDGSGCPAEVTQTSLVWFCSPRTSSQWLDHWTRQRLKWWRKFALSPSNFSSSDVPEEELEEAASRGVRIIYSFPWGQEPLETLWSRGDAELLQTHGVHSKIQCQDGHKAVPHVVSVIGNMDRGMMAFLSNSLQQLNKDNGKQKLQQRKVLKLHPVLAPVKVALDIGRGATMELKQVCEGLLQEFMESKISAWPGYLETAQTSMNEKYDEMGVLFTVVISEKTLESGLLQVRSRDTTINETMHISEIKNFLSRYVSAADNI; from the exons ATGTTATCTTACTGTGTCAGAACCGTCCAATCAAGGCCTCTGTCCATACTGAAAACCTCAGAGTACAGTCCAACGCTGGCCCTGCAACGCACCAAAGGACGCTGCAGTGCATCACCGAGTCAGGATTTGGATCAGGTCAGGgctctgctgcagctctgtgtggACAGATACTATATTTCACCTGGTCAGACTAACGTAGAGCTGTTTCAGCGGGGGGTGAGCTGCAGTTATGGACCTCTGGGCATGGAGCTGAGAAGAAACCTGCTGGAGCAGTGGTGGCACTCTGTGACCAGGTGTACGGCTCAGGTGTTTGGGATAAACActctgagcagcagcaggggcGCAGCAGCAGATGGATGGGGACACTTGAGGATTGTTGAGTctgaaaatttaaaacaaattcttGAATGGCAAGAACTGAGCAAGGAGCAGCTCATCCAGAAGGTGCAGACACTCCTTCAGAAGTCCCCATCAGTGAGAGGAAACTTCCTTCAAG GTGCCTTGGAGCAGTTTGTCCCCTTGTTGGAGCTGGTGAACAGGAAACTGCCCTTCGGCCTGGCTGAGATGGGTCTGTGTTTCCAGCACTCAGATGGCTCTGGTTG CCCGGCCGAGGTCACCCAGACATCTCTGGTGTGGTTCTGCTCTCCTCGGACCTCCTCCCAGTGGCTGGATCACTGGACACGACAGAGACTAAAGTGGTGGAGGAAA TTCGCCCTGTCTCCATCCAACTTCAGCAGTAGTGACGTTCCAGAGGAGGAACTCGAGGAGGCGGCGTCTCGTGGAGTGAGGATCATCTACAGCTTCCCGTGGGGACAGGAGCCCCTGGAGACGCTGTGGAGCAGAGGAGACGCCGAGCTGCTACAAACACACGGAGTCCATTCCAAAATACAG TGTCAAGATGGCCATAAGGCAGTTCCTCACGTTGTTTCTGTGATTGGGAACATGGACCGTGGTATGATGGCCTTTCTGTCCAACTCGCTTCAGCAGCTCAACAAAGACAACGGCAAGcagaagctgcagcagagaaAG GTTCTGAAGTTACATCCAGTGTTGGCTCCAGTCAAAGTGGCTTTAGACATTGGCAGAGGAGCCACCATGGAGCTGAAGCAG GTTTGTGAAGGGCTGCTGCAGGAGTTCATGGAGTCTAAGATCTCTGCTTGGCCTGGATATCTCGAAACTGCGCAAACATCAATGAATGAAAA GTATGATGAAATGGGAGTGCTTTTCACTGTGGTGATCAGTGAGAAGACGCTGGAGAGCGGCCTCCTTCAAGTCCGCAGCAGAGACACCACCATCAATGAGACAATGCACATCTCTGAGATCAAGAACTTTCTCTCCAGATACGTTTCTGCTGCAGACAACATCTGA